From the genome of Roseivivax sp. THAF197b:
GACTATCTCAGGAAACTATCACTTACCCATTTCAGCAGGGAGACGCTGAAGGTCTGTCCGGGATGCATGTCTCGGACAGACCACTTTCAACTGGCCTCATTATCACCAATCTGCCAGTCTGCGCGGCAATGGCGAGCAGCCTACGGCCCCAAGAATAAAGCAATCTGATCAAACAGCTTCAACGCTGGGGCAGGCGAGCGTCACGCTGCGGCAGTAGCGAAACGATGCGGACAAAGGGGCAGAATGTGTCACGACTTACGGACTTGATCGCGCAGGCCAAGGCGAAAGATGCCGATCTAGGGAGAGAGCTGGAGCGGGAGTTCAAGGCCTACACGAACAGGCGGGCCTTTGGCCTCAACTTCGAACGACATCGGCCTGAGAGCGTGGAGCTGCCAGGGCGACCGATCCGTAAGGGCGACAAGGTCCGTATCCTACCGCCGCGTGGCGAGACGAAGAAGGGAGATCTGCGGCTCTGGAAGGTGCGCAGCCTGTCTGGCAAAGGGGCCGAGCGCGTGGCCCAGGTTGAGCTGATCGGCGGAGTGGAGCCGGAGACGCAGGAGGTTGCGGTGGCCGATCTGATCGTGGTCGCGGAGTTTCGCGACTATATCTACCCCGGCCTCGTTAGCACCGGAAAGGTCGAGCGCGGCAGCACCGACTGGCGTAGGGAAACCAGGCCTAACGGATTCTATCCTCTACATATCTCACTCACTGATGGAAAACTTGTGTCGGTAGGAGAACCACTCCCGCTAGAAACCGAAAGGCAATCGTATCAAGCTCCTGAAGGTACATTTGCTGTCTGGCCCCTTGATCCGAGTGGTGAAGACAGCCGATGGCAAATTTCACCGGAAAGACTTCGCAAGCAACTTGATGACGGCACAGCCGCGCTAAAGGATGCTGACCCAAAGACTGGCTCCGCATCTGTTATCTATCTGAAATCTGGCGACATTAGGCGGGTCGAAAGTGGAGAGTTGAAGGTGGTCGGAAGGAGTGATGATGGCCGGATCATCACTGAGGCAGGAGAACGTGCAGCTCGAAAGGCCAAGACCATGTGGACGGTGGGTGCGCATGACGCGAGCGCCCACGGTACGGCGCTTCTCAGCCGTTTCGTGCCAACCCGAAAATTCCCATTTCCGAAATCGCTATATGCGGTGGAAGACGCAATTCGCTTTTTTGTGTCACGCAAACCTGACGCAACTATCCTGGATTTTTTCTCAGGCTCGGGAACAACAGCCCATGCTGTTATGCGCCTCAACCGTCAGGACGGAGGCAACCGGCAGTGCATTTCAGTCACCAACAACGAAGTAGCAGCGGAAGAGCAAGCCAAGCTCCGAAAAGATGGCCTTCGCCCCGGCGATCCTGATTGGGAACAATGGGGAATCTGCGACTACATTACCAAACCCCGGATCAAGGCCGCGATCACTGGCAAGACGCCAGACGGTGAGTTTATCCAAGGGGACTACAAATTCACCGACGAGTTCCCAATGGCCGAAGGCTTTGAGGAAAACGCTGAGTTTTTCACCCTCACCTATGAAACTCCGGTGGCCGTCAGCCACAACCGCGCCTTCGCTCGGATCGCCCCGCTTCTGTGGATGCGGGCGGGTAGCGAAGGGCGGCGGATTGATAAGGAACCAACGGAAGGCTGGGAAGTGGCCGATACCTACGGCCTTCTGACCAATCTCGACCGCGCCGCCTCCTTCTGCACCGAGATCGCCGTCAAAGGCGGCATCCGCATCGCCTATGTCGTTACCGATGACGAGCGGCGATTTCAGGCCGTCACACGGGAATTGCCCGCTGGGGTTGAGCCTGTGCGCCTGTACGAATCCTACCTAACCAATTTCCGCTTCGCGATGGGGCGCTGAGACATGAAGTTTACGCTTATCGACTATCAGGCCCAAGCCGTGGCCGACGTGTTGGACAACATGAAAAAGGCGCGGGTGTTCTGGCAAGATCACGACATGAAAACCGCCTTCTCCCTCGCCGCCACCACCGGCTCCGGTAAGACGGTCATGGCCGCCGCTGTGTTCGAAGCGCTGCTGTTCGGCAATGATGAATTGGAATTCGAGCCAGACCCCGGCGCGGTCGTGATCTGGTTCAGCGATGACCCTTCGCTAAACACGCAATCAAAATGGCGCTTGCAGGAGGCCTCCGACAAGTTGACCATTTCCGATCTTGTGACGGTCGAGAACACCTTCAACCGGGAAACCCTGGAAGCCGGGAAGATCTACTTCCTCAACACGCAAAAGCTATCCAAGAGCAGCCTTCTGACACGCGGACATGACCCGGACGACGACAGCCTGGAGACAGCAGATGGGCAGAAAATCATGCCCGACATGCGCGCGTTCACCATCTGGGATACTATCCGCAACACCATCGAAAACCCCGACTTGACGCTCTACCTCGTGCTGGACGAAGCGCACCGGGGCATGAAGGCTGATGGCGGGGTTGCCGGAGCCTCCGGTAGGCAGACTATAGTCAAGCAGCTCATCAACGGCTCAGGCGGCACGCCCGCCATTCCGATTGTCTGGGGTATCTCCGCCACCGTTGACCGCTTCAACAAGGCGTTGAAGGACATGCAGGGGCGCACCACGTTGCCGCATGTTCAGGTGGACGCCGGGCTGGTTCAGGCATCGGGCCTCTTGAAGGACACGATCACGATGGACGTACCCGACGAGGTCGGGGATTTCGAAACCGTGCTTTTGCGCCGTGGGGCCGACAAGCTTCGCGAGATCACTGAGGCCTGGGCAGGTTATGCGTACGAACAAGGCGACGGGAGTAAGGTTCAGCCGCTCTTGGTGCTGCAAGTGCCTGACGCACCAAACCCCAAAGATATTGGAAAATGGCTGGACATCATCCTTGAGCGGTTTCCCGATCTTCCCGAGGACAGCATCGCCAACGTGTTCGGGGAGCATAAAACCGAGACCTTTGGCCGTCACACCGTTCCCTATATAGAGCCGCAGCGGGTCCAACAGGACGCTTGGGTACGCATCCTGATAGCCAAGAACGCGATCAGCACCGGTTGGGACTGCCCCCGCGCCGAAGTGATGGTTTCGCTTCGCGCCGCGTCTGACAGGACGCACATCACGCAGCTCTTGGGTCGGATGGTACGTACCCCGCTCGCGCGGCGGATTTCGGGCAATGACCGCCTGAACGCTGTCGATTGTCTCCTACCCCATTTCAACAAAGAGACCGTCACAGCGGTTGTCGATGAACTGATGAAGGGCGGCGAGAGTGGCGAAGAACTACCCGGTCGCCGCGTCCTGATCAATCCGCGCGAAATGAAACCGAACCCGGCAATTCCTGAAGAGGTTTGGGAAAAGCTGACTTCGCTACCCTCTCAGACCTTGCCAAAGAAGCAGGCCAGACCGGTGAAACGACTGACCGCTTTGGCGCATGAACTGGCGATGGACGACCTTCTACCTGATGCCGGGAAGAAGGCACACGAAGCGATGCACGCCGTTCTGGACGCCTCGGTGGAAACATATGCAACCAAGATCACCGAAGCCCGCGCATCCGTCTTAACCGTCGAAGGGAAAACCCTTTCAGCGGACACGAAGACGCGGGAAATGTCGTTCGATGACTTTGTTGAAGCTGCCGACTATGCGGTTATCGAAGATGCATACAAGCGAGCCGGACGGGCCATTAGTCCTGACCTGGCCACGACCTACGCAGAGCATTTGGCTGGGGGCATGGAAGACCAAGAGGACGAGGAAGAAGCACTGATCGAAGCACACACGATCATCGCAGCAATCGGATTGGTGCCGAAGATCAAAGACGATTTGGAGGCAGAAGCCGAGAAACTGGCGAGGGAATGGCTGGGAACCCACAAGGGTGCGATCAAGGGCCTCACTGATGAAAGGCAAGAAGCCTATCGCCAGATTCGGGAAATGAGCACGGACCCGCTCCCGGTCGAAATCGCCCGGCCACATATGTGGCTGCAACCGACAACAGCGCGTGAACCGAACGGCAAGGAATATGACCTTGAACGGTTTGAAGGCCACTTGCTTTGCGACGAGGACGGCCTTTTTCCTGATGCTTTCAATTCGTCTTGGGAACCTGCTGTTTTACGGGCTGAGCTTCAGAAGGAAGGGAGCATCGGCTGGTACCGGAACCCAGCGCGCGCAAGCCAGGATTCTTTGGGGGTTGTATATGAGGAGGCAGGGGAAAACCGATTGGTCCGCCCGGACTTCATTTTCTTTGTGCAGATGGAAGATGGCAGCATCGCCGCCGACTTGATCGACCCACATGGGGACCATCTCGCAGATGCCCTGCCGAAACTTAAAGGGCTGACGAAATATGCTGCCAGGAATCTGGAGACCTTCCGACGCATGGAGGCGATCACGAAACTGAAAAAGACCGGAACTTATCGGATGCTCGACCTGACTAACGAGGAAGTGAGAGAGGCTGTCGAGGCCGCAACGAGTGCCGAAGAACTTTACGGTAGCCCGATGGCCGAAGACTACGTTGTATAATTTGAGCTACTTAGTGAGGATTTGTGGCCCAATCTGACCCAATCCAGTCTCCTAGGAAAACGTTCTAGAGACGAGCCAACCGAGCGAACCAATGCGCTCTCTATCGGATGATTGGCAGCGTTCTAATTCCCTGTAAACCAACCAAACTCAAACTGAGTTGCTCCTCTATAGGCTTCGCGCTAGCGTACAAGACTCGACATGAAAAAAATGTGTTCACATATATGTCAGCCATGCTACTCTGACACCAAATGTGGTGGTAAGCCACTAGGCAGGGCAGTTAGAGCATGATCACTGACGCGGCAAAGTCAGCCTTTTCTTACGCGAGAAGGCTATCCCCGATTTTTGTCGCTAAGCGACCGGGTGGAGACGCCGATATTCGAGTAGGATACTACGGCCAAGTCGGTCCGTCCGCCACAAACCGGGTTCTATCTTTTCAAGGAAGCCTTTCCCATGAGCTGGGGATAACTTCAGTTATGCAATCCATTGAGGACGGATGCTTCGAGTGTACTTTCAGCATTGGCGGGTCGCAAGAAGCCCAGAGATTGTCAGGGTTGATTGAGCAAGGTCAGTTCGACAGCCTGGCATATAGGTACCGCATTCTGTTTGTTCGGTTTCTAACAGACCCCGATCTTGACGAGGTCCATTTCGAGCGGGATAGTCTTTTTCGCTAAGAGGTGGAGAGCAGAAATGGCAGTCAAAAAGCGCGATGTTTCCGCGCAAGAGGAATACGACATCGAAGATTGCGATGTCCTGATCTTTACCGCGATTGAGGATTTAGAAGCCCACGCTCTCACAAACCACCTAAAGCGAGTGGGAGCCGTCTACAAAGAACAGACAAAGGCGGAGCGCCTGAAAGACCTGCACCGGTGGAGTCTTCCAAGAAATCACGATGTACCAGAGCTCCGTTTGCTTACGCGATGTTTGCAAAGAGCTGGAAACGGGTATTCTGGAATCGAGCTTTCACATCTTCTACACACCCAACACAGGCCAAAGCTTGTGGTTTTCTGCGGAATCGGTGGTTCATTGGACGTGAAAGAAGCTCAGCTAGGGAATGTAATTGTATCGAGCAATGTCAATTGGAAGGGGTTCGACAAAATATCAGGTGATAGCGTTTCTAAGGAAATGCGCAAAATATCCCTTGATGAGCATCCAGTAAACGAACGCCTTCAGAACCTTGTTAAGAGCTTCATCAGGGACAACAACGCTGCAACGGACGCAGAGGCACCTGCACGCGGTTTGTTCAAAACCGATAGGGATTCAGGATTCTGGTCGGCCTCCGAGCGCTGGCTTGGGACAGCAAAAGCTGATGCAGACTTGCGGCCTGACATCGAAAATTTTGAGGTTCATCAGTACTATGACCGCGTGAAGCCAATTGTGCGGTTGGGCAAGGTCATGTCTTGGGACTTTGTACTAAATAAAAAATCTATCCGAGAAGAGGTTAAGAATGACGACAAAGAATTCTTGGTCGTGGAAATGGAGACTGGAGGGATGGCGCTAGCGGCTCGCCGGGCGCGAGAGCACTTTCGGGATTCGATGACGGAAGTGATGGCCGTGCGAGGGATTTCAGACCTCTGCAACAAAAAGACCGACGATGTTTTTCGCGAACTTGCCGCGGATCATGCCGCTGCGTTTTTGATCGGATTTTTGCAGTCTGGCTACGATGAGGAGTTTTGACAGACTGCTCTTACTCACCAAGGAAAACCCGCTTGTTTCCCTCGGAGCCACCTCCGCCGCGCGTGTGAGGGGCGCGAAGGCGGCTCCGAGGAAAACAAGCTCTCTTAGGTATCTCTACCTCTATCTATCTTAGGCGGCGGCGGGCATCAGATTCGACCTGAGATCACCCGAATTTACCTCTGCCGTGCTTACTATGTGCTTACCGCCACAGGAAGCACACCCGCAGATTTCAGCTAAGTCATTGATTTAATTGGTCGGAGTGGCGAGATTCGAACTCACGACCCCTGCCTCCCGAAGACAGTGCTCTACCAGGCTGAGCTACACTCCGACCGTGCTGCGCCGGATATCCAAAGCGCATGCCTTTGGCAAGGGGTCACGACCCGTTCGGAGGCCGGATTCGTGCGAGTCGCAGCAGCGTGTCGATGCGCGGCGATGTGCCGGGGTCGAAGCGCGTGCGTGTACGGCTCACCGGCCGGTACACCGATGCCGATGTCCGGCCCTCACGCACCACGATATACAGCCCCGATGCGATAATGATGCCCGCGCCCAGAAGCGTCGGACGGTCCAGCGTTTCGCCGAACAGCAGCGTGCCGAAGATCGCGGCCCAGAGGATCTGCGAGTATTGCATTGGCGCGACGATGACCGCCTCGCCCCTACGGTAGGCCTCGATCATCAGCGCGGCTGCGACGAATCCCA
Proteins encoded in this window:
- a CDS encoding DNA methyltransferase is translated as MSRLTDLIAQAKAKDADLGRELEREFKAYTNRRAFGLNFERHRPESVELPGRPIRKGDKVRILPPRGETKKGDLRLWKVRSLSGKGAERVAQVELIGGVEPETQEVAVADLIVVAEFRDYIYPGLVSTGKVERGSTDWRRETRPNGFYPLHISLTDGKLVSVGEPLPLETERQSYQAPEGTFAVWPLDPSGEDSRWQISPERLRKQLDDGTAALKDADPKTGSASVIYLKSGDIRRVESGELKVVGRSDDGRIITEAGERAARKAKTMWTVGAHDASAHGTALLSRFVPTRKFPFPKSLYAVEDAIRFFVSRKPDATILDFFSGSGTTAHAVMRLNRQDGGNRQCISVTNNEVAAEEQAKLRKDGLRPGDPDWEQWGICDYITKPRIKAAITGKTPDGEFIQGDYKFTDEFPMAEGFEENAEFFTLTYETPVAVSHNRAFARIAPLLWMRAGSEGRRIDKEPTEGWEVADTYGLLTNLDRAASFCTEIAVKGGIRIAYVVTDDERRFQAVTRELPAGVEPVRLYESYLTNFRFAMGR
- a CDS encoding DEAD/DEAH box helicase; its protein translation is MKFTLIDYQAQAVADVLDNMKKARVFWQDHDMKTAFSLAATTGSGKTVMAAAVFEALLFGNDELEFEPDPGAVVIWFSDDPSLNTQSKWRLQEASDKLTISDLVTVENTFNRETLEAGKIYFLNTQKLSKSSLLTRGHDPDDDSLETADGQKIMPDMRAFTIWDTIRNTIENPDLTLYLVLDEAHRGMKADGGVAGASGRQTIVKQLINGSGGTPAIPIVWGISATVDRFNKALKDMQGRTTLPHVQVDAGLVQASGLLKDTITMDVPDEVGDFETVLLRRGADKLREITEAWAGYAYEQGDGSKVQPLLVLQVPDAPNPKDIGKWLDIILERFPDLPEDSIANVFGEHKTETFGRHTVPYIEPQRVQQDAWVRILIAKNAISTGWDCPRAEVMVSLRAASDRTHITQLLGRMVRTPLARRISGNDRLNAVDCLLPHFNKETVTAVVDELMKGGESGEELPGRRVLINPREMKPNPAIPEEVWEKLTSLPSQTLPKKQARPVKRLTALAHELAMDDLLPDAGKKAHEAMHAVLDASVETYATKITEARASVLTVEGKTLSADTKTREMSFDDFVEAADYAVIEDAYKRAGRAISPDLATTYAEHLAGGMEDQEDEEEALIEAHTIIAAIGLVPKIKDDLEAEAEKLAREWLGTHKGAIKGLTDERQEAYRQIREMSTDPLPVEIARPHMWLQPTTAREPNGKEYDLERFEGHLLCDEDGLFPDAFNSSWEPAVLRAELQKEGSIGWYRNPARASQDSLGVVYEEAGENRLVRPDFIFFVQMEDGSIAADLIDPHGDHLADALPKLKGLTKYAARNLETFRRMEAITKLKKTGTYRMLDLTNEEVREAVEAATSAEELYGSPMAEDYVV